In the Micromonospora narathiwatensis genome, one interval contains:
- a CDS encoding SCO6880 family protein has product MTQFHFPPRSTRGSILGFSWGQIGTAVAGVICLVIAANLLAVGRQRAAGGLLLAAVLLLTMGLLRIRGRRVTEWTPIVAGALAQRVARQDRYRGAVWAANPGTQHLHLPGPAAGYQWLPAVAADGLTEVGLLHHRREGTVTATLACAGSNLVLADTSVQHQRLTSWADVLNLLGTEYADSGLARWSLTARAVPDVSNRAQRYLAKQAVDTSTAAYRSLAELTVAAGPGTQRHEVFLTVVFDVRKLSAEVADAGGTDAAIATVVLDKLTGVRAAVREAGIETGGWLTPRQYAAVLRGQFDPEDTDLEVAPHTAGPVAAETVGWSSYRHDSGFSQTLWVYEMPRQPVPMTWVTPLFTRTVGRRAVAVVAEPVPAQLAQLATRRDKVARAGDEVTKRRMRLVRTAREDEEARAVEQVDREQAAGHVRYRYAVLVTVTADSPEQLRHDVRAVRRVLGRCGCQAVVLYGEQDQAFVAGALPLARGLKPMRGWFA; this is encoded by the coding sequence GTGACCCAGTTCCACTTTCCTCCGCGGTCCACCCGCGGGTCGATCCTGGGCTTCTCCTGGGGGCAGATCGGCACGGCAGTGGCTGGGGTGATCTGCCTGGTCATCGCCGCGAACCTGCTGGCGGTCGGCCGGCAGCGCGCCGCCGGTGGTCTGCTGCTGGCGGCGGTGCTGCTGCTCACGATGGGGCTGTTGCGGATCCGGGGCCGCCGGGTCACCGAGTGGACGCCGATCGTCGCGGGCGCCTTGGCACAGCGCGTGGCCCGGCAGGACCGCTATCGCGGCGCGGTGTGGGCGGCGAATCCAGGCACGCAGCATCTGCATCTGCCCGGCCCGGCGGCCGGCTACCAGTGGCTACCGGCGGTGGCCGCAGACGGGCTGACCGAAGTGGGCTTGCTGCACCACCGGCGGGAGGGGACTGTGACCGCGACGTTGGCGTGCGCGGGCAGCAACCTCGTCCTGGCGGACACGTCGGTGCAGCATCAGCGGCTCACCTCGTGGGCCGACGTGTTGAACCTGCTCGGCACCGAGTACGCCGACAGCGGCCTGGCGCGGTGGTCGCTGACGGCGAGAGCGGTGCCGGACGTCAGCAACCGGGCACAGCGGTACCTCGCGAAGCAGGCGGTCGACACCAGCACGGCGGCGTACCGGTCGCTGGCTGAACTCACCGTAGCGGCCGGTCCGGGCACCCAACGCCACGAGGTGTTCCTGACCGTGGTGTTCGACGTGCGGAAGCTGTCCGCAGAGGTTGCGGACGCGGGCGGCACGGACGCGGCTATCGCCACGGTGGTGCTGGACAAGCTGACCGGTGTGCGGGCGGCGGTGCGGGAGGCCGGCATCGAGACCGGGGGCTGGTTGACGCCCCGGCAGTACGCGGCGGTGCTGCGCGGCCAGTTCGACCCAGAAGACACCGATCTCGAGGTGGCGCCGCACACGGCGGGGCCGGTAGCGGCGGAGACGGTGGGCTGGTCGTCGTACCGGCACGACTCCGGTTTCTCTCAGACGCTGTGGGTGTACGAGATGCCCCGTCAGCCGGTGCCGATGACGTGGGTGACGCCGCTGTTCACTCGCACGGTCGGCCGGCGCGCGGTGGCGGTGGTTGCTGAGCCGGTGCCGGCGCAGTTGGCGCAATTGGCGACGCGGCGGGACAAGGTTGCCCGCGCCGGGGACGAGGTGACCAAGCGGCGGATGCGGCTGGTGCGCACCGCCCGGGAGGACGAGGAGGCCCGCGCGGTCGAGCAGGTCGACCGGGAGCAGGCTGCCGGGCACGTCCGCTACCGGTACGCGGTCCTGGTCACGGTGACGGCCGACAGCCCGGAGCAGCTGCGCCACGACGTCCGCGCCGTCAGGCGGGTGCTGGGCCGGTGCGGCTGCCAGGCGGTGGTGCTCTACGGCGAGCAGGACCAGGCATTCGTGGCCGGCGCGCTGCCCCTAGCGCGTGGGCTCAAGCCGATGCGGGGGTGGTTCGCATGA